AACTGTCCATGGACATGAACTTTCCGGATGTCCTATATGCAGCCATGTGGGAGCATCAGCGCTTACCCTGGAAGGTGATTTCGGGTGGTGATGGAAGTGGACTTTACAAGTCCACGGATGGTGGCAAAACCTGGAAAAAACTGCAAAACGGCTTACCCAAGGAAATGGGCAAGATGGCAGTTGCAGTATCCCGTGCCAATTCTGACAAAGTCTATGCCCTGATAGAAAGCGATTCTGACAAAGGGTTGGGAGGATTGTTTGTCTCAGAAGATGGTGGGGATAGCTGGAGCAAAGTCAGTAGTGACAACCGCCTAGTTCAGCGTGCCTGGTATTACATTGAGGTATTCCCGGATCCCAATGCAGAAAATACAGTTTATGTGCTGAGTGCTCCGGCCCTGCGCTCCATAGACGGCGGAAAAAACTGGGAAGTATTGGCTGACGCCCATGGGGATTACCATGATATGTGGATCAATCCACAAAATTCCAAAAACCTGGTCATTGCAGATGACGGAGGGGCAGCCATCAGTTTTGATTTTGCACAAAATTGGTCCAGGCAGGACAATATGCCTACCGCCCAGTTTTATCGCATCAATACCGACAATCAATTCCCTTACAGGATCTATGGAGGCCAGCAGGACAATACCTCCGTGGTCATCAATAGCCTTGCGCTGGGAAGGGGCGGAATTACCCAGGAACACTGGAATTACTCTGCCGGAGGGGAATCTGCCTTTTTGGCCTTTGACCCGGACGACCCACGCTATGTATTGGGAGGAAGTTACTTGGGCACCATTGAAGTGTTGGACACCAAATCACAGGCCTCCACCAACATCATGATTGAGCCCATCCTATACCTGGGCAGGGAAACCAGTGACATGAAGTACCGCTTCAACTGGAATGCCCCTATCATCTGGTCGCAGCATGAACCGGGTACTTATTATCACGCTGCGCAATACGTCCTGAGGACAAGGGACATGGGCAACACCTGGGATGTGATTTCCCCTGACCTCACCAAGAATGAAAAAGAAAAGCAGGGAAAAGGCGGTGGCCCTTACACCAATGAAGCCGTGGGTGCGGAAAATTATGGTACTATTGCCTATCTTATTGAATCTCCACATGAGAAAGGAGTTTTCTGGGCCGGAAGTGATGATGGACTGGTTCACCTTACACGCGATGGAGGGAATACATGGATCAATGTAACACCTAAAGGACTGCCTGAGACCCTTGTGAATGCCATTGAAGTTTCCCCTCATCATCCAGGAACTGCCTATATTGCCACTACGCGCTATAAATTCAACGATTATACCCCCGCCATTTACAAAACCTCCGATTACGGAAAAACCTGGACCAACATCAGCAGGGGTATTCCTTATGGGGCATTTACCAGGGTAGTTAGGGAAGACCCCAAGGTGAGGGGTTTACTTTTTGCCGGAACCGAAACGGGTATTTACATTTCCAAAAATGACGGAGCCAATTGGGAGCCTTTTCAGTTGAACATGCCGGTCACACCCATTACGGACCTGAAGATTGCCCACAATGACCTGGTAGTAGCTACCGCAGGAAGATCCTATTGGATTTTGGATGACCTCAATGTGGTCAGGGAGTTGAAAAAAACAGTGGATAAGCCCATCCTCTATACACCGGATGATGCCATCATCGGTCATTGGTATTCGGCAATGAACAGCAATTCGGCTACAGGAACTGATGCCTTGGAAGGAGTCAATCCTGCCAATGGAGTGGTCATCTATTACCATCTACCGGACAACATAAAAGAAGACCTGAGTTTAGAAATGGAGATCCGGGATGAAAAAGGGCAATTGGTCAGAAAATTCAGCAGCAAAGCAGATCCCGATTTCAAAAACTATGACGGTGGCCCTTCCCCTGATCCGGTAATGACAGTGAAAAAAGGACTGAACCGGTTAGTTTGGGACATGCGCTATCCAACACTTCCGGGTATTCCTGTTGCCTTTA
This Cecembia calidifontis DNA region includes the following protein-coding sequences:
- a CDS encoding WD40/YVTN/BNR-like repeat-containing protein; the encoded protein is MKKILSIFLVLLGFQVMAQDLFDASNPIKYRNIGPFRGGRSVAVSGVVGDPMTYYMGTTGGGVWKTTDAGQKWENISDGFFTTGSVGAIAVSESHPRIVFVGMGEHAPRGVMTSYGDGVYKSTDAGKTWKKMGLEKTQHISRIIIHPENPEIVYVAAQGALHGPNEERGVYKSTNGGETWERVLFVNSLSGAAELSMDMNFPDVLYAAMWEHQRLPWKVISGGDGSGLYKSTDGGKTWKKLQNGLPKEMGKMAVAVSRANSDKVYALIESDSDKGLGGLFVSEDGGDSWSKVSSDNRLVQRAWYYIEVFPDPNAENTVYVLSAPALRSIDGGKNWEVLADAHGDYHDMWINPQNSKNLVIADDGGAAISFDFAQNWSRQDNMPTAQFYRINTDNQFPYRIYGGQQDNTSVVINSLALGRGGITQEHWNYSAGGESAFLAFDPDDPRYVLGGSYLGTIEVLDTKSQASTNIMIEPILYLGRETSDMKYRFNWNAPIIWSQHEPGTYYHAAQYVLRTRDMGNTWDVISPDLTKNEKEKQGKGGGPYTNEAVGAENYGTIAYLIESPHEKGVFWAGSDDGLVHLTRDGGNTWINVTPKGLPETLVNAIEVSPHHPGTAYIATTRYKFNDYTPAIYKTSDYGKTWTNISRGIPYGAFTRVVREDPKVRGLLFAGTETGIYISKNDGANWEPFQLNMPVTPITDLKIAHNDLVVATAGRSYWILDDLNVVRELKKTVDKPILYTPDDAIIGHWYSAMNSNSATGTDALEGVNPANGVVIYYHLPDNIKEDLSLEMEIRDEKGQLVRKFSSKADPDFKNYDGGPSPDPVMTVKKGLNRLVWDMRYPTLPGIPVAFIEGSYKGHKVVPGTYSIHLKSSAGESSTTARVLDNPLFETSPEQYAEYHAFMMQMETELTEMHHMVNTLMDYQSQLSAFLGRIKEDADRKSLYEEGQKLLTSLQSWDEDMVQRKSKAYDDVENFPNKFTANYLFLINQTESPIPRVSQGSRKRHAELSAQWAELKAQGSNLMGNAIPAYNKLLQEAGIGVLFVK